The Helianthus annuus cultivar XRQ/B chromosome 11, HanXRQr2.0-SUNRISE, whole genome shotgun sequence region TTATGATGTTTGGttggtttacacatgtgtaaagaCATTTAAAATGGCTAATGAAAAAACAGAGCATAACCGGTGTACACATGTCTATAGACATTTAAAACGTATAATGATAAAACAGAGCATAAGATATTTATAATGGCTAATGGAAAACACAGCATAACaagtgtacacatgtgtatagacATTTATAATGGCTAATGAAAAATCAGAGCATAAccggtgtacacatgtgtatagacATTTAAAATGGCTAATGAAAAAAGCAGAGCATAACCTATGTACTCAGGTGTTAAAATGACTAATGAAAAAACATAGCATAACGTTACATATGTTGATGGAGCAAAATTGAATGTTGATATTGGCATTAACCCGAAGCAACAAGAAAACTGTTGAAGACGTAAATGTTGACGTCGGTTCCATTTTTTTAGCTTTATGACTAAATCATGATATGTTTCGTTAAAACGTTATATTGAATTTTATATGTTGTTTGGTTGGTTGGTGCAGAATTCCTCAATTATTCGCCTTCACCTTCAAAGACTTGCTTAACATTCACAAGAACTTGGGATTGCTCGGCAGCAAGTGTAGTTAGTAATGTTGCATGTAAGGAGCCATTGGTATTTATAGTCATAAACCTTCATCGAAACAACATAAAAAACTAAAGACTAAAAAATAAATTGCTTTGAAGGTCTTCAAGCCATTGGTGTCAGAAGCTGCTGTTTCTCTTATGCTTTGAATACTACTTGCTCTAGAACATATTGACTTTGTATTGGCAGTAAAGTAGTTGTAAATAAAAAACATATTGACTTTTTTAAGtttattctaaatatatatttattgattGAATGATGGAACAAAATCAGATTCGTCTATATAGGAGCAAAACATGTGTTTTATTTTGTTCTAAAACATTGTCGCTGGAATCTGCCGTTTGGCTGCAATCTAGATGGACACATGTGTATAAGCAGTCGATACACAAGTGTACAAAATGGTGTACactatgtacacgtatgtataggcAGTCGATACACAGGTGTACATAAAAGGTTGTTTATTACTCTGTAGCCTGGAATAGGGCTGATGCATTTTCAAATGAAGCCTGTGCAGGCAAATGGTGGAATAGGGCTAATGCAGGCAGTTGGTGTTTGACAAGACAATTGTTTAATTTTATGGAGTATGTACAGGAAAATGGTGTTTGAAACCAAAGGCGGAACTGGGCTGATGCATTTTCAAATGAAGGATTTAGAAACAAGTGTGTGGATTAGGGCTAAATCTTGCTCTGATAAATAGTTTAAAAAAACATGTGTACGACTCTTATACATAAATGTAATCATTATTGTATGTAACTGTGTTGGAGTAAATGTCAATTATAATCCGTGTATGTGTAGTGTATCAGTTTCATGTAAAAATATATTAACTAACGTTAACTGAACAATAATTGAAAAGGTAGTATCGCAGATACGCATCAACAACTGTAAAAAATAAAAGAACCAAAGGTACGAGTTAAAAAAACGTTGGAATTAAATAAATGTAGggtttaattttaatatatatttcattctcGTTGTCTTCACTTCCTGACTCTTAAGTTCTGGACTCTGTTCCTTTGTCATCTTCTTATTTGGTCGAGAAATCGTCCTTAGTTGGTTTGCCTTTTTTGAGTAACAATTCCTAGTATCATGGCGCCTTACATTGGAAATGTAAATTCACCAACAGAGAGACCCTCGTTTGAATGTCCGTGTTCCACTTGATGCAAAACGTATCCTGCTCTAAGCAAGTGAAACAAAATCTTTAAGAAGAGCTGATCATTAGAATTTACTAAGGGTCCTAATTAGCTTTTTATGGTTTCACATGAGCATAATTACTTACAGTACTTGAATCCTTGCCTCCATTGAAGCTGAATGCGACCTCTTCGGTACTGAGAATGGAAAAGCACATTAAGTGAGAACCCTGAGTCTAATATCTCAACTTAACATATGCAATTATAGTAAGTTTAATACATGTTAATGTTAATTATATAATATATCTCCACTTAACATATGcaaatataataagtataatacatgttaatattaattatataatataagaTATGACATGTGCCTAATTATCCTCCTAACAATGCGATTACAATACCCACACTAGTCCCTCAAACAGAGcataataaacaaaaaaacaaCCGGTACATATGTGTAAAACCCTATgtacaaccaaaaaaaaaaaacaaataaaaacagaGCAAGAAGTACTAATTTGTAAAAACAGAGCAAGAAGAACACATGTGTATCCCGAACCAGTTCAGCAAAATTCACAAGTGTAAAATCAACAGAGCAAGAAGAAgtaatgtacacatgtgtattcagAACCAGTTcacataaaaaaacaaataaaattagaGCAAGGAGAACTAATTTGTAAAAACAGAGCAAGAAgaacacatgtgtattctgaatCAGTGCATTAACTAAAAAAAACCCGGTGCATTAACTAAAAAAACACGTTGTACATATATGTACAACCCAGTCTACAATCTTCATCACATCTTACCCCAAAAAACTCAACCAGGCGAAATACACAGTCAACAACGAAACCCTAGCTTTTGATTACATATAATCAAATGAAAAACGAATTATAACTTATACAGAATCAACTAAGAAGGTATATACTAATGACACGTACCTTTGCTCGGATTCTGGTGAATGAAAACGCCGATATATAGCACACTTCATTAATCCACGGTGAAAGCTATTAATCACCGGTGGGATTAAAAGGGAGAGAGAAGAATCGATGGTGGTAGCTATTAGTCGCCGGTGGGATTAAAAGGGAGAGAGAAGAATCGACAGTGAAAGCTATTAATCGCCGGTGGGATCAAAggggagagagaaagagatttcGTGTGATCTATAAATAGAAAGGTGCGATGATTAAGGAATGTTTCCCAGATTCTATTGTGGCTTTTGATAGATATTTAGCCTAATACCCTTACTCAAACTGAAACTGTTTGATAcgaaaaaataatataataattacaaaaatgccattaTTATATGTTAATAgacaaatgaaatgaacagtgGTCAACAGGTGATTCACCTACTTGCTTCACCTTTTCATTAACACTTGTCATCACCTGTTTTTTCAAAAGAGTTTCGTGGCATTAGATGAAACAAAAGAGGGTGACTGATACAAaggaagagagggagagagagagagcggaaGAGAAAGAAAGAGTCAGAAtgaagagaagaaagagagaTTCAGAAGAAAGAGACCGAGCCAGAGCCGGCGAGTCTCTGGCGACCAGTCGGCGAGTCTCCGGCGACAAGCCCTTGACGCATGCTCCCCTCCCGCCCATAGAAAGGAAGATGTAGAAACCCTCGGATTTTGACTCAGATCAGATGGTTTACAGTGGTGGTGATGGTAGAGATTTGGCCGGAGGCGTTGATTATTTGTTTTTCGTCATGGTTTGTACAAGGGGTTATGTTGTCAAAATGCTTTATGGTGGTCTatatatttgtgggttttgtttgGAAATCAAGAAAGACACAGTCTTGATTCAGGTTAGAgtttttggtttttaaatcttTGAGTTGATTGGGTATTAGGTTAGGGCAAGTTTCTTACacactgatgtgcgtgaagtgtgttatatattaggtatatattttaagccatttttacactttttagccaagttttaaatttataaaacacgatatttactaacactaaacacacatatgggcaagtgcacccatcgtggacgtagtatagtgttggtaagataccgaggtcgtccaaggacacaagagcttttagtaccggtttatcctcaacgtctaatcaaatcaaaatgttagaaaaaggtttttaaactagaaaaataaaactaactaaaatgctgaaaaaaaaaaacagatagacaagatgaatcacttggatccgactcgtgtgtagtgtaacctttgattattttcgcacttttgcacttgtttaagagattatcttagttattgtagtaggtccctcttttgaaggtgacgttaccctcaacccagtagtttgagtcagcaaggatataatcctaaagggtcagattattgaaagataattaattaagttattaatgcataatgtggtaggcccctcttttgaaagtgacgttaccctcagctaagtagtctaagtcagcagggatacagtcctaagtagctgggttaaagttttaatagtagtttaacttatgaggggatcaaagagtttggacccccgccatccaataccggtgggtattgaaggaggtcctactaaatttgacccaggtcctttgcaggatctatacactgaacaatggcaagactcttaccaaaccgttcccttaacccccgaccaggtagccaacatacctacatatagaccgtggagatatgaatggtgaaaatcttttattttatatagacagtaaaataatgccaagacaccatggacaaacgataaggaagaatcacattcaacataagaaactagtaattaaagtcgttaatacaaaaccaattaaaaagtgcaaaagattaaaaataaaaagtattacaccagacacttgtctttaccaagtgatgtaagagacttaggcaaacatggcctttgattgtcaagaactcttacgatcaatcttggatcccgagacgactcacacactctatgatggataatggatgatggtggtggatgatggtgttgtgatggtggggggtggtggatgaagtgtgagagaggtggtgtgccaagggatgagttgcaagagctccaagcactcctatttataggctgaacatcagctcgggcacggccccgtgtctgctaggcacggccccgtgtccatctgactctctctcttcattaattgtaatacgcaattacaataaatgcgcctgcaggaggtttgaccacgcccccgtgtccgctgggtgcggccccgtggtgggcagtagaagcttctatgggtttgtcttttctgctgcttcttgggcatggcccgatgctcgctgagcacggggcgtgttcagtcttctgtcttctttgttttgcttgggaagatgctgtcgggggatcgggcatgccacatttgttccttttcttgtatttatgttagatttagctgcctttttgcttcttttgttcatttgagctcatttaatcctgaaaatacaaaagaaagagaaaagcatacttttttccaacattagtactaaaaaagggttagttttatgccgcatttgatgtaatttatatgttgcattttgtgcacatctcGCAGTGTTTGATATGAATGTGTGTGCTTAGGGTTGCAGTTAGGGTTTCAAAAGTTTATGTTTAGTAGtagtttttgtttgattttgtatTGGTGTTAGTTAGCTTTAGGATTTTTATTTATGTTATCTgcattttttgttggtttggattATTTTGATGAGATTTTCTGTTATTTTTTGCTTATTTGTTGAGTTATTTTGGTACCATTTTGGGTCACTTCTATTGTTAGAGCTTGCTTTTTTGTTTTCTTCAAATGTGGTTAGTTCTAATGCTTGTGTGTTCTTGAAATATGATAACTATCGATTTTAGGTTGTGATGATTAGTTTAAACGGTTATCGAAACAATCTCTATTTAGAATATTATTTAGTCTTATATCAAATTGTTTACAGGGATGGTTGCAATGTGAAAGATGCCATTTTGGGATGTTTGTGCTATGTTAAAATTGTAAGTGATGGATCATTTATCTGTTTTCAATAAATACGGTTCGATGTTGTTTTAGTAAGTGTAGAACTAAGATGGTAAGGTAGGAAAAGAAATGGAAGTCGATGCGATGCGCCGACACTAAAAATGGTTATTGTTCAACTAAATTACTTGATAAACGGGTCACACGGAGTATGATACGTCTTGTATATAATTGTCAACATAAACTTCAAAAGATAGTTAATGCGGTCAATGCAAGACAATTGTAATGTGTTAGTGAAAAAGCTAGAAATCTGTTATAATGTAATAGTGAAATTGATTATGTATTCTGTTTATTGTCCTTCGCAACTCAAGAAAAGAAAAGGCAACGAATCTACGGTGACAACCTCATATAGCGGATCTAGAATTCTGaccaagcggtaacgttttataaataggcggtaacgaaatcgaaaaaacgtcaaatttttccaaaatttacactaaaaacgtcaaaaattttccgaccaagcggtagcggaggctaccccttgttCCTCTTTACATCCGCCCCTGATAGCTAGCTTGTTGATATACACAAAGAGGCTGATATACACAAAGGCCGAAGGAAAAAGAGTAACAATTACAGCCTATACATGTTGTTAGTTTACTGCCATCGTCAAAATTTAACCAACAAAAATAACGTCGTTTGAGATATTAGTTTTTGCTCCTTTTCGTTGTTATCGATTTCCCCAAACTTTTTTTACAAGTCTCTTGTACTCGCTCCTCAAGTTGTAAACCTGTAATTGCAGGCAAGTTTGCGGCTGATGCTAACAGCTAGGAAGGGTTGATTTGAGAAATCTCAAAAGATTAGCTTATGGATTGGCCTTTTCGACCCATTTACTAATGGATGTGTCAAAAAGATTAGCTTAAGAGGAAATGGGCTAAAAGTCTCCTTTGATGTAATAAAAACCTCCTAAAACTATTCCCAAaatttatgtaatttgtttaaTAATGTAACACATTAATTACTCATATAGATTAAAAACTGCTTTCATTGCATTGGTGGCACTCAACATGATACAGGTTTTGAATGGTGAGGCAAAGTTTTGTATAGCCATCATGGAGCCTAGTATATAGACAGTATAGGCTCCGGGTGAAGTTTGATAAAAGAAGGACTTTTTTTTTTACCATGTGTGGGTTTTTCAAAACAACAAATGGCTAAACTACTACTATGTATAGCCATAAACTAGACACCTTACAATTGGACATCATCATATCAAATAGGTTAAAAGACTATAATAGTTCTCAAAATATGCAATGGAAAATCAAATTTAAAACATCTTTTAGTTAATAGAAAAACTAAAGAACATTCAAGTTATAAAAATCAAAACACTAAAATTACAAATGCCAACGCCAAATCCACGAGGAGCTTCACACGCCAGCCAAGAGCTCCACAACATGATGATCTTGGTATATCTCATTTGTAGAAGCACCACCGTTGGTTAGTTGAATCTTGGGAAGTACACGCCACTTATCAATGTATGCCATCGAGTCTTGATCTATGTTAGGAAGTGTACGTGCTTCAAGAATCTTAAGAATCTCTTTAGACTTACCAAGAAGTTGAGCTGCAATCCGGATGTTATCTCCCCTTTTCTCTATTTCATTGTGGTGACACTTCATTTTTATGACACGTGGTAAGTTGGTAAAGCATGCGAATAAAATATCAGCAATTATAGTTGATATCCATTCGAAAAGGTCTTCATCATTCAACGAGATTTCTTGTGCATTTAAGTGCAATAGAATGCTCGTGCTAATCCTGTACATGGAACTTGCAAGTACGAACTTATAAGGCGAACGATCTATACTTGACTTTTTGTTACTCATAAACCTTTTCATAATTTTTTCTCCTTCATCTCCCAACCATTTAAGGATCTCTTTAGATGTTTTATCTTCGTGAGCCTTATTTTGAAGATCGATTTTTAGCCATTTGCGGTATACTTCAACTTCTTTCCACACCCTTCTTGCCGATTTTATTGCACTTACTAGTTCACCATCTGCGTCGAGACAATCTTCAATATGTCTTACAATCTTGAGGCCTTCACTCATGCCGGCAAGAAGCCCCTTGAAATGACCATTTGCAATGTTAGGAAGTGCAATGGCAATTGTTGTCAATGTTACTACTACAAGGCTCCAACAATTGTGGGTTTCTTCTGGATATAAAGGTTGAACTAGGTCATTGTCAAACTCTACTACTCCAATGAATCCTTTAGATTTCTCTAAAAGCATCAAAAGATTACGCGGCTCCTTTTCTGCATTAAGAAGTTCCGTTATAGAACGAAGCGTATTTCTTAATATTCTTTTTGAAAGTTTTGCCTCCTCCTCAATGTGGATAACATATCTAGCATATTCTTCTATTTCTGAGCTCATGTTGCCATTAGACGTGGTTGCCACCTTCTTAAGCCATTCCAAAACGGACTTAAATAAATACCAACAACAGGAAAGTAAGATAAGAAAAGCTCGTGGAACAAGAACTATTGTTTTACATATTACCAGAACCACAATATGAAGTGCTAAACAGAAGTTTAAAAAGGCGTTTTTTACATAATGAAAAACGATCTTCAAATAACGGCCTGGAATATGTGAATGAACATGGTTACGTTTCCACTGTTGAAGCCTTTCGATCCAGTGTTTTTCAACCCGGAACACGTTTAAATGGTTCTTGCTTAATTTCTTTGAGAGGCTATAATGACCGATAGACGTGAAACATCTTAAAATCGGTGCAATACTGCCTACAACAACCCCAACTAACTGCACGATATGAATTATCATGAGTGACCACTTATAGTCCGAACCTTCATACTGATAATCATATTCTTTGAAGTTTATAACATATGTTAAATCATAACTTGAATTCAAAGCAAAGAGTACACATATAACCCCAAAGGCAGAAGAAACTGGTGAGCAAGCAATTACAAACTGAAGGTTTCGAGTTTCTGTCATCATCCAGTACTTTTTAACATAAAGTTTGAGTTCCTCAGCGGAAAACATTTTCTCTTGATGAATTGAAACTAGTTGTTGTGACTCATTATACCTGTGTTCTAACTTTTTTCTCATTGATGGAACTGTCAAAGCTACCGAAAATGGCCATAGAATTAGAAGGGGAAGTATATAAATAAGGTATGCAACCCAGTATGATGACAAATAAATTTGGATCCCCATatttacaacaatagttatcaagAGGATAGCTAAGGCCACAATGTTCATTAGAAGCTCTTTGTCATCCATAAGTCCTAAAGAAGGGAGAAAGTTAGCTAACATGGTGACCAAGAAAAACATGCTTACCATCTTTTTGTCGGAAAGGTCAGTACTTAGATTCACCGGTAGCTTCATTGCAATTGCGATAAGTGTGATTGTTGCAGCATTGAGAGTGAAAAATCTATTTGGAAACCAGAGCTTCCATTGCCATACTGCTTGGACCGCATCGGCTGCCATTGCAATGACGCATATGAAAGATGCTATAGCAACATACAAGCCCACCCATGGCATCATGACTTCTGCAGGAGTTTTCGAATTTGAATCCATTATGGGAGATTGTCAATGAAAAGAgagtttccttttttttttttttttttaatttagtagAGTGGGATCCAACCTgctttacatatatatatatatagacacacaCATGAGTGTGTATAAATAAAGAAGTAGAAAGATATTTATTTACAAGTTGAAAGTTTCTTCTACGTTCGTTCTCAAGGGACCTCCGCATAGTGTACATTTTGTTGGAAGTGTCGTAAATGCATTGTGattgggggtggtcactagtgatagaattccatcactcacaataaTCTTGTTCCGTCATGTCAGCAACTATTTTTCCATCattcacaaccttttttagtggcggtgatcatcactcaccaccacacccaacaatttccccccaaccaacaactaCCCTCACAACTAACAACCAT contains the following coding sequences:
- the LOC110888023 gene encoding uncharacterized protein LOC110888023 — encoded protein: MDSNSKTPAEVMMPWVGLYVAIASFICVIAMAADAVQAVWQWKLWFPNRFFTLNAATITLIAIAMKLPVNLSTDLSDKKMVSMFFLVTMLANFLPSLGLMDDKELLMNIVALAILLITIVVNMGIQIYLSSYWVAYLIYILPLLILWPFSVALTVPSMRKKLEHRYNESQQLVSIHQEKMFSAEELKLYVKKYWMMTETRNLQFVIACSPVSSAFGVICVLFALNSSYDLTYVINFKEYDYQYEGSDYKWSLMIIHIVQLVGVVVGSIAPILRCFTSIGHYSLSKKLSKNHLNVFRVEKHWIERLQQWKRNHVHSHIPGRYLKIVFHYVKNAFLNFCLALHIVVLVICKTIVLVPRAFLILLSCCWYLFKSVLEWLKKVATTSNGNMSSEIEEYARYVIHIEEEAKLSKRILRNTLRSITELLNAEKEPRNLLMLLEKSKGFIGVVEFDNDLVQPLYPEETHNCWSLVVVTLTTIAIALPNIANGHFKGLLAGMSEGLKIVRHIEDCLDADGELVSAIKSARRVWKEVEVYRKWLKIDLQNKAHEDKTSKEILKWLGDEGEKIMKRFMSNKKSSIDRSPYKFVLASSMYRISTSILLHLNAQEISLNDEDLFEWISTIIADILFACFTNLPRVIKMKCHHNEIEKRGDNIRIAAQLLGKSKEILKILEARTLPNIDQDSMAYIDKWRVLPKIQLTNGGASTNEIYQDHHVVELLAGV